From Anopheles funestus chromosome 3RL, idAnoFuneDA-416_04, whole genome shotgun sequence, a single genomic window includes:
- the LOC125771718 gene encoding charged multivesicular body protein 1b-2: protein MSAMEKHLFNLKFAVKELERNAKKCEKEEKAEILKTKKAIQKGNTEVARIHAENAIRQKSQSLNYLRMSARVDAVASRVQTALTTRNVTNSMAGVVKAMDAAMKGMNLEKISGLMDKFESQFEDLDVQSSYMENTMSQTTTTAVPQNDVESLMQRVADEAGLELNMELPSGPSSIAIGASTQASTEQDELTARLARLRQAE from the exons ATGTCAGCAATGGAGA AACACTTGTTTAATCTTaaatttgcagtaaaagaGCTGGAACGTAACGCCAAGAAGTGtgagaaggaagaaaaggcCGAGATACTGAAGACAAAGAAAGCCATCCAGAAGGGTAACACAGAGGTAGCACGGATTCATGCCGAGAATGCAATCCGACAGAAGAGCCAATCGCTGAACTATCTGCGTATGAGCGCCCGTGTCGATGCAGTGGCCAGCCGCGTTCAGACTGCGCTTACGACGCGCAACGTTACCAACTCAATGGCAGGCGTCGTCAAGGCAATGGATGCGGCCATGAAGGGTATGAATCTGGAGAAAATATCCGGTCTAATGGATAAGTTCGAGTCACAGTTTGAAGATCTGGACGTGCAGAGCTCGTACATGGAAAATACCATGTCCCAGACAACGACCACGGCCGTGCCGCAGAACGATGTGGAATCGCTAATGCAGAGAGTAGCTGATGAAGCTGG CCTTGAACTCAACATGGAACTCCCATCGGGACCATCTTCGATTGCGATCGGTGCCTCAACGCAAGCATCCACCGAGCAGGACGAACTAACGGCACGCTTAGCACGTTTGCGACAGGCCGAATAA